From the Pseudodesulfovibrio indicus genome, the window GATGGACGCATTCTCCTTGCCCGCCCTGCCCGCGCGGATGGCCAGGGAGGTCTCCACCCCGTCCATGACCGGCATCTGGATGTCCATGAGGACCACGTCGTAGGTCCCGGCGCGCAACGTTTCGAGGAGCTCCCAGCCATTCTCCACCGAAACCACCCTGTGGCCCTCCTTTTCGAGCACCCGCTGCATGACCAGGCTGTTGACCCGCTCGTCCTCCGCCATGAGCACGGACAGCCCGTCGATACGCTGCTCGGGCAGAGTTTCCGGCTCGGGCATCTGGCGCTCCTGCGGCTCGCCCCGCCCCAGTGGGATGGACACGTACAGCGTGGTGCCGCGCCCCTCTTCGCTGTCGATGGCCATGCTTCCGCCCATGAGGGAGACGAGATTCCGGCAGATGGACAGCCCGAGCCCGGCGCCCTGGTGCTGGCGGGTGTACCCCTGGCTGACCTGGGTGAAGGCGTCGAACAGCGTGTCGACCTTGTCGTCCGGGATGCCCATGCCGGTATCGGCCACTGTAAACAGGAGGCGATACCGACCGTCACGGTCGTCGGCAAGCCGGTGGGCCGAAAGCGACACGGCCCCTTGGGTGGTGAATTTGAAGGCGTTGCCCAGCAGGTTGGTCAGCACCTGCTGCAGCCGCACCGAATCGCCGAAAACCTCCCTGGGCACGCCGTCCCCCAGGCGGCAGTCCAAGCGCACTCCGGTCTGGGTGGCGGTCAGCTTGAACAGGTCGCAGACCTGCTCGCAGGTCTCCACCAGGTCGAAGGGGACCTCGCGCATGACCAGCTTGCCCGCTTCCACCCGGGACAGGTCCAGGATGTCGGAGAGCAGGTTCATCAGCCGCCGGGAGGATTGCAGCGCGGCGTCGGTGTATTCGGCCTGCTCCGGGGTCGTCCCCGAGGCCTGGATGAGCTGGAGCATGCCCATGATACCGTTGAGCGGAGTCCGTATCTCGTGGCTCATGTTGGTCAGAAATTCCGTCTTGGACCGGCTGTACGCCTCGGCCTGCTCCTTGGCCCGTTCCAGGGCGTCCTGGGCCTGCTTGCGCTGGGAGAAGTCCTCCAGGGTTGCGATGACCTCGGTGGGCGACTGGCCGGGGTTCACCGGGTTGAACTGGACGTGCAGGAAGGTCGCCTTGTTGCCGGTCACCGAGGTGTAGTAGTCCTCGTAGGACGACGGGCTGCCGTTGATGGCCACGCCCAGGGCGCGGCGCATGTCGGGGTCCGACTGGCGCAAGGTGTTGAACCCGAGGAGCGCTTCGCGCGAGGACCCCATCATCTCCACGAACCGGTCGTTGCAGTCGAGAATGATCCCCTGCTCGCTGAACCGGATCATGCCCAGCGGCGAATTCTCGATGATCACCCGGTGCCGCTGCTCGCTGTCGCGCAGCTCGGCCTCGGCCCGTCTGCGCTCCGTGATGTCGCGGAACTCCACGACCCGGACCGCCTTGCCCTTGTAGGGGATGTTCCGCGCCTCCAGACGCAGGGGGTACTCCTCGCCGTTCCTGCGCAGCCCCATCACCTCGTAGGGTTTCTCGTACCCGGCCAGGATGTTGTCCATGACCTTCTTGCGAGAGGACTCGGCGATGAGCAGCAGCCCGTCCATGCCGATGAGCTCGTCCACGGAGTAGCCGGAAATCTCGGAGAGGCCCAGGTTGGTGTCGAGAATCAACCCCTTGTCGTGGATGACGATGCCCCCGAAGGAGGCGTTGTGCAGGGCCTTGAAGCGTACCTCGCTCTCCTTGAGGCGATCCGCGATGCGCTTGCGCTCGGTGATGTCGCGGGCCACGCCGAGCACGCCGACGAGCTTGCCGTTGTCACCGTAGAGCGGCGTCTTGATGGTCTCCAGCTCCTCGACGTGGCCGTCGTCGCTGTAGGTCACGGTCTCCTCGAAGGTGTACGGCCCGCCCATGGCGATGGCCTTGCGGTCGTGCTCGCGGAAAAAGTCGGCCAGCTCCCGGTCCACGAAATCGTAGTCGGTGCGGCCCACGATCTCCTCCTCCGTGGCCCCGTAGAGACGCTCGAAGCGGTGGTTGCAGAACAGGAACACGCCGTTGACGTCCTTGACCCAGACCAGCTCCGGCATGGTCTCCATCAGGGTCCGCAGGTGGGCCATGTTCACGCGCAGGGCGCTGTTGGCGAGGTCCGCAGCCATCTTGGCCCGGCGCAGCTCCTCCTCGGCGGTCTTGGTGTCGTGGATGTCCAGAAGGGTGCCCGCCATACGAGGGGAGCCGGAACCGGTTCCGGAACGCACGGCCTTGCCCCGGATCAGGAACCACTTCATCAGCCCCGAGCCGGTGAGCAGGCGCACCTCGCGCTCGAACCCCGCCTCGTCGCGGATGGCCTCCCGCAGGGAAGCCTCGAACCCGGGCCGGTCGTCGGGGTGCACGAGGCCCATCCAGGCCTCGTAGGTCGGCGCCAGCTCGCCTCGGTCCAAGCCGAGCAGGTCATAGAGCTGCGGGCTGACGTAGACCTCCTCGGTGGCGCAGTCCAGGTCCCAGACCACATAGTTGGCCGCCTCCAGGGCCAGGGTCAGCCGCTCCTCGCTGGCCTGCGCAAGGGCATTGGCCTCCTCCTGGGCGGTGAGGTCGAAGCCGATGCTGGTCACCTCCATCTTCCCGCCGTCGGTCTCCCGGGTGATGACGTTGAACCAGGAGACCTTGCGCACCTTTCCCCGGCGGGTGACGATCTCGTTGACGTGGCAGGAATGCGGCCCCACCTCGCCCAGCTCAAGGGACTGAAGGAAGATGGCGCGCACGGAATCGCGCACCGTCTCGGGCAGACACAGCTGGAACCAGTCCTTCTGGTAGATCTCCTCGAACTCCCAGCCGGTCAGCTCCAGGAAATGTCGGTTCGCGAAAATGACCTTTCCCGCCGAGTCGAGGCTGACCACGATCTGGGGCATGGATTCGAGTACGCTTCGCCATTTGGTCTCCAGGCCGTAGAGCCTGGCTTCCAGTTCGGCGATCCGCTGTCTGCTCAGTGCCAACTCGTCCTTTTCCACTGACTCCTCCATGAAGGGAGCCGGGGGCGGAATGGCCCCGGCGGCTATCGCAAGGGCATAGCACGAAAAGGAGTATGAAAGGAATGGGATTAGATTTTCCCTCTTTCCCAAATGGTTATTCCGCCGCAGTTGACACATGACCGAACCGACCGATGTATGCTACGTTTCGCTCAACGCGGGACAGCGCGCCCGCCGTCGGCCCGAAACAGCCAACCCCGCAGGCAGGAACGCCCATGTTCATTCCCTCTCCGCCCAACGCCCACGCCGCCGCCGTGCTCCTGCTGACCGGCCTCGCCCTGGTCCTCTTCAGCCGCGAAAAGCTCCCCCTGGAGACCTCCAGTCTGGTCGTCCTCGTCCTCCTGGCCGTGGGGTTCGAGGTCTTCCCCTACGCCGACGGCGGCCACGCCCTGCGGGCGGTGGACTTTTTCCTCGGCTTCGGCAACGAGGCCCTGGTGGCGGTCTGCGCCCTGATGATCGCCGGACAGGGCATCCTGCGCACCGGCGCGCTGGACCCCGTGGGCCGCATCCTGGCCCGGTTCTGGCGGGTCAGCCCCAAGCTCTCCCTGCTGCTGACCCTGCTCTTGGGCGGATTCATCAGCGCCTTCATCAACAACGTGCCGGTGGTGGTCCTGCTGCTTCCGGTGCTGATCAGCGTGTCGCTCAAGACCGGAGATTCGGCCGCGCGCGTGCTCATGCCCATGGGGTTCTCCACCCTGCTCGGCGGCACGGCCACGACCATCGGCACGTCCACCAACCTGCTGGTGGTCTCGGTGGCAATGGAGATGGGGCTGCCCCGGTTCGGGATGTTCGACTTCATGGCCCCGGCGGTCCTGGCCGGGGGAGTGGGCGTCCTCTACCTCTGGCTGGTGGCCCCCAGGCTGCTGCCCAAGAAGGACATCTGCATCGCCGACGCTTCGCCCCGCATCTTCACCGCCCACCTGGCCGTAGCCGAGGGCGGCCCCCTGGACGGCAAGCCGCTGCTCCGGGCCCTGGAGCTGACCGACGGGAAGATGAAGATTTCGGCCCTGGAGCGGGGCGAGGGCAACCAGGTCATGCTCCTGCCGGACGTGATCCTCGCGCCCGGCGACCACATGGTGGTCAGCGACACCCCTGAGCGGCTCAAGGAGTTCGAGACCGTGCTCCACGGCACCCTCTACCCGGTGGGTTCCGAGGACCAGCCTGTCAGCGAAGACAACCCGCTGCACGAGGAGGACCAGCAGATCGCGGAGATCGCCGTGTACCAGGGGTCCCGGCTGGAGGGGACGACCCTGAACAACTACCATTTCGCGGAGCGGGCCGGGGTCATCGCCCTGGCCATCCACCGCTCGGGCAAGCGGTTCGAGCGCGTCCGCGACCACGTGAGCGACCTGCGCCTCCAGTCCGGCGACATCCTGCTGGTTCAGGGGCCGCGCCGGAACATCGAGGAGCTCAAGCGCAGCACGGACTTCCTGGTGCTCGACTCGACCATGGACCTGCCCTACTCGCGCAAGGCCCCCCTGGCCCTGGCCATCATGCTCGCCGTGATCCTGGCCGCGGCGGCGGGGCTGCTGCCCATCGCCATCAGCGCCACCGTGGGCGCGCTGCTCATGATCCTGACCGGCTGCCTGACCTGGCGGGACGCCTCCCGCGCCCTGTCGGTCCAGGTGGTGCTCATCGTGGTCACCAGCCTGGCCCTGGGTACGGCCATGATCCGCACGGGCGGGGCGCAGTATCTCGGCTCGGTGTTCGTGGCCCTGTCCGGCGGCGCGGGGCCGACCGTCGCCCTGTCCGGGCTGATGCTGCTCATGGCGCTGTTGACCAACATCATCTCCAACAACGCCACGGCGGTCATCGGCACGCCCATCGCCGTGTCCATCGCCGCCCAGATGGGGCTGCCGCCCCAGCCTTTCGTGCTGGCCGTGCTGTTCGGCGCGAACATGAGCTACGCCACGCCCATGGCCTACAAGACCAACCTGCTGGTCATGAACGCGGGCGAATACGCCTTCGCCGATTTCCTCAAGGTGGGCATACCCCTGGTCCTGATCATGTGGGGCGCGTTTTCGTTCCTGTTGCCTTTCTATTACTTGTGACGCATCCTAGAGTCGGAAGCCCTTGTCCTTCGACCCGCAACCCCACGGAGCCCATGAAAAAGATACGAGAACCGAAGATGATCATCGGCTGGCGCGAGTGGCTCGCCCTCCCGGACCTCAATGTCCCGGCCATCAAGGCCAAGGTGGACACCGGGGCCAGGACCTCCGCCCTGCACGCCTTCGACGTGGTCCCCTTCGAGCGGGACGGCGTCCCCCACGTGGCCTTCAACGTCCATCCGCTCCAGGGCGACGACGACCTGGTCATCCCCTGCGCCGCGCCCCTGGTGGACCGCAGGAATGTCACCAATTCGGGTGGACAAAGCCAGAAGCGGTATGTCATAGCGACCACCCTGCTCATCGCGGGCAGGTCCTGGCCCATTGAACTGACCCTGACCAATCGGGACGAAATGAAGTTCCGCATGCTCCTCGGCCGGAACGCCATGTCCGGCCGGCTCGTCGTCGATCCCTCCCTGTCCATGCAGGGCGGCGGCAAACACGGGAAAAAGGCATACGAGAACAAACGCTAGCCAAAAGAGTTTCAATGAAGATCGTCATCCTGTCGAGAAAGAGCAGCCTGTACTCCACCCAGGCCCTGGTGGACGCCGGAAAGGCGGCGGGCCATACCGTGGAAGTCATCAATCCCCTGCGCTGCTACATGAACATCACCTCCCACAACCCCTCCATCCACTACAAGGGAGAGAGCGTGGACAACGTGGACGCGGTCATCCCGCGCATCGGCGCGTCCATCACCTTTTTCGGATGCGCGGTGGTGCGCCAGTTCGAGATGATGGGCGTCTACAGCCTGAACGAATCCATCGCCATCACCCGCTCGCGCGACAAGCTGCGCAGCCTCCAGCTCCTCTCGCGCAAGGGCATCGGCCTGCCCGTCACCGGGTTCGCCAGCTCCACCAAGTTCACCGGCGACCTCATCGACCTGGTGGGCGGCGCGCCCCTGGTGGTCAAGCTCCTTGAAGGAACCCAGGGCATCGGCGTGGTCCTGGCCGAGACCCGGCACGCGGCCGAGAGCGTCATCCAGGCGTTCCAGGGCCTGAACGCCAACATCCTGGTCCAGGAATACATCAAGGAATCCAAGGGCACGGACCTCCGCTGCCTGGTGGTGGGCGGCAAGGTCGTGGCGGCCATGAAGCGCACCGCGGGCAAGGGCGACTTCCGCTCCAACATCCACCGCGGCGGCACCGCCGAACCGGTGCGGATCACCCCGGAGGAACGGTCCACCGCGGTCCGGGCCGCCCGGATCATGGGCCTCAACGTCTGCGGCGTGGACCTCCTGCGCTCCAACCACGGCCCGGTGGTCATGGAGGTCAATTCCTCCCCCGGCCTGGAGGGCATCGAGAAGGCCACCGGCATCAACATCGCGGCCAAGATCATCGAATTCATCGAAAAGAACGCCAAGCCCGGCAAGACCAAGACGCGCGGCAAGGGATAGCCCGCCCGCGCGGACACGGGGAAACCATGACCAGAGCTTCCGTGAAGATGGGCGGCCAGGCCGTTGCCGCCGGGACATCCAAGACCATCCTGCTCCCGGTGCCCGACACCTCCCTGCGCCAGGGATCGGTCATGCCGGTCCATCTTTTTCACGGACGGCGCGAAGGCCCCTCCCTGTTCGTCTGCGCGGCCATCCACGGCGACGAGCTGAACGGCATCGAGATCATCCGGCGGCTGACGCGGCTCAAGCGGCTCAAGCAGCTGGCCGGGACCCTCTACGCCATCCCCATCGTCAATGTGTACGGGTTCCTGGCCAACACCCGCTACCTGCCCGACCGGCGCGACCTGAACCGGTTCTTCCCCGGCAAGGAGGGCGGGTCCCTGGCCTCGGAGCTGGCCTCGGTCTTCTTCGAAAACGTGGTCCGGCGGTGCGGCTACGGCATCGACCTGCACACCGCGTCCAACCACCGCAAGAACCTGCCCCACATCCGGGGCGACATGGCCGACGCCGAGGTCCTGTCCATGGCCGAGGCGTTCGGCGCGCCCCTGGCCCTGGACATGGCCCCCATGGAGGGGTCCCTGCGGGCGGCGGCCATGGAGAGCGGAATCAAGGTCCTGCTCTTCGAGGCGGGCGAGGCGCTCCGGTTCGACGAGTTTTCCATCCGCGCGGGGCTGCGCGGCATCACTTCGGTATTGGAGTCATTGGGCATGCTTCCGGCGGGCAAGCGGTCGAGAAAGCGCGTTCCGTTGCAGATCGCCACGGACAGGGCGTGGTGCCGCGCACCGGCCAGCGGGCTGTTCCGGGCCACGGCCCGGCTCGGCCAGCACGTGCGCAAGGGCGAGGTCCTGGGCGCCATCCACGACCCCTTCGGCAGCCGCTCGGCGGACCTGGTCGCGCCCAAGGACGGCATGATCATAGGCGATCAGTCCCTGGGCGCGGTTTATAAAGGCGACGCCATCATGCACATCGCGTCCTTCGACGCCCCGCGCCAGGCGCAGGCCTCGGTGGACGAGTATTCCGAGATGGTCATGGACGACCGCAGGGCGCGGTGATCCGGGGGGCCGGAGAGCGCCCCCCCCCTGTCCGGGCATCAGCCCTTGGGGCCGAGCAGCAGCCAGAGCAGGAAGCCGATGATCGGGAAGACCAGCACCAGCACGATCCACAGGACCTTGGAGCCGGTTCCCGCCCCGCTCTGAAAGATCTTGACCAGGGCCCACACGTCCAGCACCAGGACAGCCAGTCCGAGTAATCCGCCGAATCCGCTCATATTCCACTCCAGTGTTCGAGGTCGAGGCAGTCCCCTCCTTGCCGGGCCGCTCCCGCGGGAGGACGAGGTTCCACCCTATCACAACTCGCCGCAGGCGGACAACCTGGGGCGCGGTCATTCATCCGTAACATCCCCCGTATTCTCAAGAACCACCCGCCGCCGGGGCAGGCAGTCGGGGTGGTGCTCCTTGAGGAACGCGATCAGCCCCTCGCGCACCAGGCAACGGAGGTCCCAGGCGCGCGGCGCGTCCGGCGCGCCGACCAGGGCGCGCAGGGTGATGCTCTCGGTCCCGGCGTCGGTCACCTGGAGCACGCAGGTCTTGCCGTCCCACAGCCGACCGGCCCCCTCGCACAGCCGTCTCAATTCCTCGCGCACCGGCTCCAGGGGCGTGGCGTAGTCCACGTGGATGAAGACCGAACCGATGATCTCGGCGGACTTCTTGGTCCAGTTCTGGAACACGGTCTCCGTGAAATAGGTGATGGGCACCACCAGCCGCCGCTGGTCCCACAGCCGGACCACCACGTAGGTGAAGGTGATCTCCTCGATGCGCCCCCACTCGCCCTCGACGATGACCACGTCGTCCAGGTTGATGGGATGGGTGAAGGCGATCTGAATGCCCGCGATGATCGAGCCGAAGGTCTTCTGCGCCGAGATGCCGAGCACGATGCTCAACACGCCCGCCGAGGCGAGCATGGTCCCGCCAAGCATCCGGAACCGCTCGAACTGCATGAGCACGGCGGCGGCCGCCGCAAACCAGATCACGACCACCAGGATACGGTGCAGGATGCGCACCTTGGTCTGGACCTGGCGCGCGCCCAGGTTGTCCTCTGCCTCCATGTCGTACTTCCAGCCGACCACGCCGGTCAGGGCGGCCAGCACCAGGGAGCACCCCCAGGCCGTCAGCACCACCCAGGCCGTATTCAGCGCCGCCCCGGCCTGACCGGACCAGGCCGGGCCGAGGTGCGACGGCGGAAACAGGATGGACAGGGCGACCACCGAGGCGAAGACCGTCAGGAACACGGCCAAACGGCGCTTCAGGGACCGCGAGAGCTGCTCCCGCAGTTCGCTCCAGCGGTCCGAATCCCCCCGCCGAAGCAGCCGGATCAGGGCCAGGGCGCCCGCCCCCACCGCCGCCGCAAGAACGATCCGCACAAACCAGCCCGCCGTCACCGTGAAATCCATGCTCCACTCCCTTCCCGCTCGTCTCTGCGGGTAAAAACTGTTCCTAACGCCAGGAATAGGGTATACCATGTTTTCGGCTCCCGGCAACGATGCAGACACACCGTCCCCTCTCCACAGGGACAACCCGGAGGTAACGCCATGGCCAGATTCCTCAACAACCGCGACCAGACCGCAGGCCTCCCGCCGGGCTCCCTGATCTTCGTGGGCCAGCGCAAGACCGACGTCCCGATCCTGCGGATGATCGACTACGACGGCGAAACCCTGCGCGAGGAGACGGTCGCGGATTCCGACGTGCTCCGGCCCTGCCTGACCAGCGACTCCACCTCCTGGCTCAACGTGGACGGGCTGCACGACCCCGAGGTCATGCGCCGTGTGGGCGATGCCTTCGCCATCCCGCCCCTGGTCCTGGAGGACATCGTCAACACCGGCCACCGGCCCAAGCTGGAGGAATACCCGGACCTGCTCTTCACCACCCTCAAGATGCTCTCCCTGGACGAGGAGGAGAACCGCATCCAGGCCGAGCAGCTCTCCTGCGTGCTGACCGGCAAGTGTCTGATCACCTTCCAGGAGCAGCCGGGCGACGTGTTCGAGCCGGTGCGCGACCGCATCCGGCGACAGTCCGGCAGGCTGCGCCAGCGCGGCCCGGACTACCTGCTCTACGCCCTGCTCGACCGCGTGTTCGAAAACTATCTCAAGGTCGTCGAGGTGCTGGGCGAGCGCATCGAGGAGTTCGACGAGGAGGTCCTGGACGACCCGTCCGCCGAGCTGCTGGAGGAGATCAATGCCTACCGCAGGGAGATGGCCTACATCCGCAAGGCCGTGCGCCCGGCGCGGGAGATCGCCCTCAAGCTGGTGCGCACCGAAAACGGCCTGGTGGCCGACGAAACCCTGCCGTTCCTGCGCGACCTCCTGGACCTGGCCGAGCAGGTCAGCGACGCGGTGGAGATCTACCGCGAGATGCTCGGCGACCACCTGAACAGCTACAACATGGCGGTCTCCAACCGCCTCAACGACGTCATGAAGTTCCTGACCATCTTCGCCACCATCTTCATCCCCCTGTCCTTCCTGGCCGGGGTCTACGGCATGAACTTCGAGGTCATGCCCGAGCTGAGGTACCCCTACGGCTACTTCATCCTGCTCGGTTTCATGGCCTGCGTGGCAATCGGCATGCTCCTGTACTTCAGAAAGAAGAAATGGCTCTGACGAGCGAAATACCGCCAAGCGAGGCAACCATGGACACCCCGAACAACACCCCCGTCACCCCGGCCAAGCCCGAACAGACCCTGTGGCAGAAGATCCGCACCGGCTTCGAAGTGCTGGTGGTCCTCCTGTGGGTCGTGTTCCTGATCCAGAACACCGAGCAGACCCAGGTCTCCTTCCTGTGGATGACCCTGACCATCTCCCGGATCGTCATGCTCCTCGGCACGCTCGGCATCGGCATGATCATCGGCGCGCTGCTCTGCTACCGGCTGTGCGTCAAGCGGGCCAGGAAGAAACAACAGCCTCCCTACGGCTACGGACAGTAACGGTTCCGGCCCCTTGCGGTTTTGATCCGGCGACTTATTTCTATGGATGACCACAAAGGCGCACGGCGCCCCAAACAAGAGGAGAAAATCGTGATGAAGACATACACCCGCACCCTGCTGACGGCCGTCGCCCTGCTGCTGGCCGTCGCCCTGTCCACCCCGGCCCTGGCCCAGACCTGGAACGTGGACCCGGACCACTCCGCGGCCCACTTCTCCATCCGCCACATGATGATCGCCCAGGTGCGCGGCATGTTCCCCGCCGTCACCGGAACCATCGACTTCGACAAGGACACCCCCGCCGCCTTCGACATCGCCATCGACGTGAACTCCATAGACACCGGCGTGGACGCCCGCGACACCCACCTCAAGAGCGGCGACTTCTTCGACGTCGAGCACCACCCGTCCATGACCTTCAAGAGCACATCCGTGGCCAAGGGCGACAAGGGCTGGACCGTCAAGGGCGACCTGACCATCAAGGGCAAGACCCGGCCCGTGGACCTGACCGTCACCGGCCTGGACGACCCGCGCGTCGACCCATGGGGCAACACCCGGCGCGGCGCCACCGCCCTGTTCTCCGTCGACCGCCGCGACTTCGGCATCGACTGGAACGCCCCGCTCGACGGCGGCGGCTTCATGATCGGCAACACCGTCAACATCGCGGTGGACCTCGAAGCCATCATGCCCAAGTAAGGGAAACGCCTCCGGCGGTCGGGGGAAGGGGAGAGGAAACCCCTTTGAGAAGGGTTGCCCCTCTCCCTTCCTAAACTTTTGGGGCTGACATAGTTATCTATGTCAGCCCCAATAACTTTGAAGGGGGAGTCCGGAGGGGGAAACTTTCTCGAAAGTTTCCCCCTCTGGCCGCCGGAAACATTCCCTACCCTTTCGGCCAGGAGGCCTCATCCAGAAGGAAGAGGAAGTTCTTGTAGGGCACCTTGCCGTGCAGGGAGAGGCCGATCTCGCAGGTCCGCGAGGTGGAGTAGCCCATGGTGCAGCCGTCGAGCTGCTTGCGCAGGTCCTTGAGGGACGCCTCGTTGAGTTCCGGGTAGTTGAATCCCCGGTCTCCGGCGAAGCCGCAGCAGAAGATCTCATCCGGGACCACGACCTCGCGGGCGCATTGGCGGGCCAGGTTCTCCATGATCGGGGCCAGCCCCATCTTGCGCGAGGAGCAGGTGATGTGCAGGGCGACCTTGCGGTTCACCGGGGTGAACTCCAGCCGGTCGCCCAGGTACTGGACCGCGAACTGCACGGGTTCGAGGAGGTTCAGCCCCTTGATGTGCTCCTGCATGCGGTACAGGCACGGGCTGGTGTCGCACAGGATCGGGTATTCGCCGCCGTTGGACGCGGCGCGCAGGGCGCACTCCGGCACCTGCTCTGTGCCCTGCTTCGCACAGGCCGGCTAGCGCACGCCGCCGTTGGACGCGGCGCGCAGGGCGCACTCCAGCTCCTGGAGCTTTTCGTCCGCCTGCTTCATGAACCCCTTGGATTCCCACGGCTGGCCGCAGCACAGCTTGGTCATGTTCGCGGGGTAGACGACCTCGTAGCCCGCCTTGGCGAGCAGGCTCAGCGTCCGGTCGCGGATGGCGGTCTTGTCCGGGTCGTGCTTTTCCGCGCCCATGTGCCGGGCCACGCAGCTCGGGAAGTAGACCACGCGGTCGGCGGCGGGCTTGGGTTCGAGCCGGGCCGGGGTGGCGGCCCGGGGCATGGAGGTGTTCCAGCGCGGGATGCGCTTGCCCGAGAACTTATGCAGGCCGGAGGCCATGCCGTCCATGGCTCTGTCGCCCAGGACGTCGTGGGCCGTGCCCGCCACGCGCAGCGCGCCGGACACGGCGTGCACGGTCATGCCGGTGGCCCCGGCGGCAAAGGAGGCGACCGCGTTTTCCCAGCGGCCGTGGCCCCAGGCGCGGTACTGCTTGATGAACTTGCCGGTGTCGATGGCCACGGGACAGCGCGTGCCGCACAGTCCGTCCGCGGCGCAGGTGGCCTCGCCGTCGTAGTCGTAGCTGTCGTGGAACGCCTTCTGCGTCTGGGCGGCCTCGCCCGCGTCCTTCTGCCGGGCGATCTCGCGGTAGGCCACGATGCGCTGGCGCGGGGTCAGGGTCAGGGTCCGCGACGGGCAGACCGGCTCGCAGAAGCCGCACTCGATGCAGCGGTCGATGAGATCGTCGGCCACGGGCAGGGGCTTGAGGTTCTTGAGGTGCGCGCGCGGGTCGTCGTTGATGATCACGCCGGGGTTGAGCAGCCCGCGCGGGTCGAACAGCTCCTTGATCTCGCGCATCAGGGCAAAGGCGTCGCGGCCCCACTCCAACTCCACGAAGTGGGCCATGTTGCGCCCGGTGCCGTGCTCGGCCTTGAGGGACCCTTCGTACTTGTTGGCCACCAGGTCGGTGACGTCCTCCATGAATCCTTCGTAGCGGTCGATCTCGGCCTGGCCGTTGAAGTCCTGGGTGAAGACGAAGTGCAGGTTGCCCTCCAGGGCGTGGCCGAAGATGATCGCCTTGTCGTAGCCGTGCTTGCGGAACAGCTCCTGGAGGTCGAGCGCGCCGTCGGCCAGGGACTCGATGGGGAAGGCCACGTCCTCGATGATGACCGTTGTGCCCGCCTCGCGGACCGCGCCCACGGCCGGGAAGAGCCCCTTGCGCACGTTCCACAGCTTGCCGAACTCGGCGGGATCGGGAGTGAACCGGTGCGGCTCAAGCGGCTCGATGTCCTTGATGGTCTCCTTGACCTTGGCGATCTTCCTGTCCAGCTCCTTGGCGGTTTCGGCGCGGACCTCCACCAACAGGGCGCAGGCGTCCGGGCCGAGCTTGTCCAGCCCCTCGGGCATGCCCGGCTTGTCCTGCACCGAGCGCAGGGAGGCGCGGTCCATGATCTCGGCCGCGGACACGGCCCCGCCGCGCAGGGCGGTGGCGGCCCGGCAGGCCGAGCGGACGTCGGGGAAGCGCATCAGGGCGGACGCCTTGTGCGGGTGCTCCACCACGGTGTTGTAGACGACCTTGGAAATGAAGGCCAAGGTCCCCTCGCTGCCCACCAGCAGGTGCTGGAGAATCTCGAACGGGTCCTCGAAGTCCACGATGGCGTTCAGGCTGTAGCCGGTGGTGTT encodes:
- a CDS encoding succinylglutamate desuccinylase/aspartoacylase family protein, which translates into the protein MTRASVKMGGQAVAAGTSKTILLPVPDTSLRQGSVMPVHLFHGRREGPSLFVCAAIHGDELNGIEIIRRLTRLKRLKQLAGTLYAIPIVNVYGFLANTRYLPDRRDLNRFFPGKEGGSLASELASVFFENVVRRCGYGIDLHTASNHRKNLPHIRGDMADAEVLSMAEAFGAPLALDMAPMEGSLRAAAMESGIKVLLFEAGEALRFDEFSIRAGLRGITSVLESLGMLPAGKRSRKRVPLQIATDRAWCRAPASGLFRATARLGQHVRKGEVLGAIHDPFGSRSADLVAPKDGMIIGDQSLGAVYKGDAIMHIASFDAPRQAQASVDEYSEMVMDDRRAR
- the corA gene encoding magnesium/cobalt transporter CorA; translated protein: MARFLNNRDQTAGLPPGSLIFVGQRKTDVPILRMIDYDGETLREETVADSDVLRPCLTSDSTSWLNVDGLHDPEVMRRVGDAFAIPPLVLEDIVNTGHRPKLEEYPDLLFTTLKMLSLDEEENRIQAEQLSCVLTGKCLITFQEQPGDVFEPVRDRIRRQSGRLRQRGPDYLLYALLDRVFENYLKVVEVLGERIEEFDEEVLDDPSAELLEEINAYRREMAYIRKAVRPAREIALKLVRTENGLVADETLPFLRDLLDLAEQVSDAVEIYREMLGDHLNSYNMAVSNRLNDVMKFLTIFATIFIPLSFLAGVYGMNFEVMPELRYPYGYFILLGFMACVAIGMLLYFRKKKWL
- a CDS encoding PLD nuclease N-terminal domain-containing protein, which codes for MSGFGGLLGLAVLVLDVWALVKIFQSGAGTGSKVLWIVLVLVFPIIGFLLWLLLGPKG
- a CDS encoding YceI family protein; the protein is MKTYTRTLLTAVALLLAVALSTPALAQTWNVDPDHSAAHFSIRHMMIAQVRGMFPAVTGTIDFDKDTPAAFDIAIDVNSIDTGVDARDTHLKSGDFFDVEHHPSMTFKSTSVAKGDKGWTVKGDLTIKGKTRPVDLTVTGLDDPRVDPWGNTRRGATALFSVDRRDFGIDWNAPLDGGGFMIGNTVNIAVDLEAIMPK
- a CDS encoding mechanosensitive ion channel family protein; amino-acid sequence: MDFTVTAGWFVRIVLAAAVGAGALALIRLLRRGDSDRWSELREQLSRSLKRRLAVFLTVFASVVALSILFPPSHLGPAWSGQAGAALNTAWVVLTAWGCSLVLAALTGVVGWKYDMEAEDNLGARQVQTKVRILHRILVVVIWFAAAAAVLMQFERFRMLGGTMLASAGVLSIVLGISAQKTFGSIIAGIQIAFTHPINLDDVVIVEGEWGRIEEITFTYVVVRLWDQRRLVVPITYFTETVFQNWTKKSAEIIGSVFIHVDYATPLEPVREELRRLCEGAGRLWDGKTCVLQVTDAGTESITLRALVGAPDAPRAWDLRCLVREGLIAFLKEHHPDCLPRRRVVLENTGDVTDE
- a CDS encoding lipopolysaccharide assembly protein LapA domain-containing protein, which codes for MDTPNNTPVTPAKPEQTLWQKIRTGFEVLVVLLWVVFLIQNTEQTQVSFLWMTLTISRIVMLLGTLGIGMIIGALLCYRLCVKRARKKQQPPYGYGQ